In one Candidatus Nealsonbacteria bacterium genomic region, the following are encoded:
- a CDS encoding KH domain-containing protein, whose protein sequence is MAKESADKEFLEFLIKALVDNPEDVKVDRRVDEMGVLLSLKVNPEDMGQIIGKAGSTARAIRNLVRIVGLKNHARVNLKIEEPVGGAARDKKAPADEGLEDLKL, encoded by the coding sequence ATGGCAAAAGAATCAGCAGATAAAGAATTTCTTGAATTCCTAATCAAAGCCTTAGTTGATAACCCAGAAGACGTCAAAGTTGATAGAAGAGTTGACGAAATGGGAGTTTTACTTTCTTTAAAGGTAAACCCTGAGGACATGGGACAGATCATTGGTAAGGCTGGATCTACTGCTAGGGCTATTCGAAATTTAGTTCGAATCGTCGGTCTTAAAAATCACGCCAGAGTGAATTTAAAGATCGAAGAGCCAGTAGGAGGTGCTGCTAGAGACAAGAAAGCTCCAGCAGACGAAGGATTAGAGGATTTAAAACTCTAA
- a CDS encoding efflux RND transporter periplasmic adaptor subunit — protein sequence MTLSVKKIIGALVIISIFSIFIYQTYFKKEKLDFTLAEVMKGDVLQEVLETGQVKKEEKINLSFKSAGIIEKTYVEVGEEVKERDILAKLENTQLKIQLQEAEANLELNQAQLNKLLRGASSEEIQITQTSVDNAKISLATAKQKLEDIKEQGEENLEAAYEDALNVLNDSYLKISNTFNTADLIQRTYFINADQQGFRVRENKDRIENALNRIKPYLDTAKATQKYEDIDITLSKMKGDLEIVSDALKIIRDTCEDQAYKNTVSSTHKSSLDTDRGYINTALTNVVNSQQTISSTKTTNVININTYQGKIDLAEGELKAAEDNLAKIIAPPRQEDIDLYQAQTKQATAKIRLLEKQIEDTILRTPVDGQVVKVNKSIGEIVQSTLQDAVIILLPSSPFKIEVDIYEEDIIDIKVDNPVEITLVAFSDEILKGKVISIDPAEKLIGGIVYYEVTIDFEETKEGIKPGMTADIIIESDKKENVLVIPKRAVKKMDGKKIVQVFKDGEVKKREIEIGLEGNEYIEVISGLQEGEEVVID from the coding sequence ATGACATTAAGTGTGAAAAAAATTATAGGAGCTCTGGTTATTATTTCTATTTTTTCTATTTTTATCTATCAGACTTATTTTAAAAAAGAAAAATTAGATTTTACTTTGGCGGAAGTTATGAAGGGAGATGTTTTGCAAGAAGTTTTAGAAACGGGTCAGGTTAAAAAGGAAGAAAAAATAAATCTTAGTTTCAAATCAGCAGGCATAATTGAAAAGACATATGTTGAGGTTGGAGAAGAAGTCAAAGAGAGAGATATATTAGCGAAGTTAGAAAATACTCAATTGAAGATTCAATTACAGGAAGCTGAAGCTAACTTAGAGCTAAATCAAGCTCAACTGAATAAATTGTTAAGGGGAGCGAGTTCAGAAGAAATTCAAATTACACAAACTAGTGTTGATAATGCCAAGATTTCTTTAGCAACGGCAAAGCAAAAGTTAGAAGATATAAAAGAACAGGGAGAAGAAAATTTGGAAGCAGCCTACGAAGATGCTTTAAATGTTTTAAATGATTCTTACTTGAAAATTTCCAATACTTTTAATACGGCAGATTTAATTCAGAGAACATACTTTATAAATGCCGATCAGCAGGGATTTAGGGTCAGGGAAAATAAGGATAGAATAGAGAATGCTTTAAACCGAATAAAACCTTATTTAGACACTGCAAAAGCCACCCAAAAATATGAGGATATTGATATTACTCTTTCTAAAATGAAAGGAGATTTAGAGATTGTTTCTGATGCTTTAAAAATTATTAGAGACACATGTGAAGACCAGGCTTATAAAAATACCGTTTCCTCTACCCATAAGAGCTCTTTAGATACTGACCGGGGATATATTAATACTGCTTTGACAAATGTTGTTAATTCTCAACAAACAATTTCTTCAACTAAAACAACAAATGTAATTAATATTAATACTTACCAAGGAAAAATTGATTTAGCTGAAGGAGAATTAAAAGCAGCAGAGGATAACCTGGCAAAAATTATAGCTCCTCCCAGACAAGAAGACATTGATTTGTACCAAGCCCAGACGAAACAGGCAACAGCAAAGATTCGGCTTTTAGAAAAACAAATTGAAGACACTATATTGAGAACCCCCGTTGATGGACAGGTGGTAAAAGTAAACAAAAGCATAGGTGAGATAGTCCAGTCAACACTTCAAGATGCTGTAATTATTCTTCTTCCTTCCAGTCCCTTTAAAATAGAAGTAGATATTTATGAAGAAGATATTATTGACATTAAAGTTGATAATCCAGTAGAGATTACTTTAGTTGCTTTTTCAGACGAGATTTTAAAAGGCAAAGTAATTTCAATTGACCCGGCAGAAAAGTTGATTGGGGGAATAGTTTATTATGAAGTAACTATTGACTTTGAGGAAACCAAGGAAGGGATTAAACCGGGCATGACAGCTGATATTATTATTGAAAGTGATAAAAAGGAAAATGTATTAGTTATTCCAAAAAGGGCAGTAAAGAAAATGGATGGCAAAAAAATAGTTCAGGTTTTTAAGGACGGCGAGGTTAAAAAACGAGAAATAGAAATTGGCTTGGAAGGAAATGAATATATTGAAGTTATTTCCGGGCTGCAAGAAGGAGAAGAAGTTGTTATTGATTAG
- the rpmG gene encoding 50S ribosomal protein L33, which yields MAKRKKPFVKMMCTVCKRVNYHTHKSKKMVKEKLELKKHCKWCRKHTLHKETKK from the coding sequence ATGGCAAAAAGAAAAAAACCATTTGTAAAAATGATGTGTACGGTTTGTAAAAGAGTTAATTATCACACCCACAAATCAAAGAAGATGGTGAAGGAGAAATTAGAATTGAAAAAACACTGTAAATGGTGCAGGAAGCATACTTTACATAAAGAAACAAAAAAGTAA
- a CDS encoding ABC transporter ATP-binding protein, translating to MIKLENVWKIYQLGEVELTVLKGISLEVFPGAFVTIMGPSGSGKSTLLHIIGCLDIPTKGEVFLEGQNVAGLSEDELAQIRGQRVGFVFQQFNLLHNLNALENVMLPMIFQGVAENKRVDRAKKLLASINLGKRIFHRPGELSGGERQRVAIARALSNDPEIIVADEPTGNLDSTTGKMIMEILIDLHKKEKKTIVVVTHDPHIAEYTEEVINIKDGQIVANHETAGKVLWEKQ from the coding sequence TTGATAAAATTAGAGAATGTCTGGAAAATTTACCAGTTAGGAGAAGTAGAACTTACTGTTTTAAAGGGAATAAGCCTGGAAGTATTTCCGGGTGCTTTTGTTACAATAATGGGACCATCGGGTTCTGGTAAATCAACCCTTCTGCATATTATCGGTTGTTTAGATATTCCCACTAAAGGTGAGGTTTTTTTGGAAGGACAGAATGTTGCAGGACTTTCTGAAGATGAGCTTGCCCAGATTAGAGGACAAAGAGTTGGATTTGTTTTTCAGCAATTTAATTTGCTTCATAATCTTAATGCTCTTGAAAATGTAATGCTTCCAATGATTTTTCAAGGCGTTGCTGAAAACAAGAGAGTAGATAGAGCAAAGAAATTACTCGCCTCTATAAATTTAGGAAAAAGAATTTTCCATAGGCCTGGTGAGCTTTCTGGGGGAGAACGGCAAAGGGTCGCTATTGCCAGAGCTTTATCCAATGACCCTGAGATTATAGTTGCTGATGAGCCTACTGGGAATTTAGATTCTACTACTGGAAAGATGATTATGGAGATTTTAATCGACCTTCATAAAAAAGAAAAAAAGACCATTGTTGTTGTAACTCACGATCCTCATATTGCAGAATACACTGAAGAGGTAATTAATATTAAGGATGGACAAATAGTTGCTAATCATGAAACAGCT
- the trmD gene encoding tRNA (guanosine(37)-N1)-methyltransferase TrmD, whose protein sequence is MLRFDIITIFPEIFDSYLKESLIDRAQKKKLIKVKVHNLRKWTTDRHQVVDDRPYGGGIGMVLKVEPIYKAVKEIKRIKRLSNRKRKVILFTPRGKKFNQKLAFSFSKLNQLILICGRYEGVDERVAKHLASMELSIGDYVLMGGELPAMVVIETIARLIPGVLGKPQLLKERITKGKGFIEYPQYTRPEVFKPRLRGRSGGRGKKSVIWRVPKVLLSGNHKEIEKWRKERTKIIKK, encoded by the coding sequence ATGTTACGTTTTGATATTATCACAATTTTTCCAGAAATATTTGACTCTTATTTAAAAGAGAGTTTAATTGACAGAGCTCAGAAAAAGAAGCTAATAAAAGTTAAGGTTCATAACTTAAGGAAATGGACTACTGACCGCCATCAAGTAGTTGACGACAGGCCTTATGGGGGAGGAATAGGAATGGTTTTAAAAGTTGAACCAATTTATAAAGCAGTAAAAGAGATTAAGAGAATTAAGAGATTAAGCAATAGAAAGAGAAAAGTTATTTTATTTACACCACGGGGTAAAAAATTCAATCAAAAATTAGCTTTCTCTTTCAGTAAACTTAATCAGCTCATTTTGATTTGCGGCAGATATGAAGGAGTTGATGAAAGAGTGGCAAAACATTTAGCTAGTATGGAATTATCAATAGGGGATTATGTTTTAATGGGAGGAGAACTACCGGCTATGGTAGTGATAGAGACAATTGCAAGACTTATCCCCGGCGTTTTGGGAAAACCTCAACTATTGAAAGAGAGGATAACAAAAGGAAAAGGGTTTATTGAGTACCCTCAATATACCCGACCTGAAGTCTTTAAACCTCGCCTTCGCGGACGCTCCGGCGGGCGAGGGAAAAAAAGCGTAATATGGAGAGTGCCAAAAGTTCTATTATCAGGCAATCACAAGGAAATTGAAAAATGGCGTAAAGAAAGAACAAAGATTATTAAGAAATAG